One genomic region from candidate division KSB1 bacterium encodes:
- a CDS encoding IS256 family transposase, which produces MENVAIKYADCQENSSDNLFETTDQLIPNGEEFFDMLEQQLRHIARITIINTINDEFETFIGAAPYQRSDDRTDSRNGFRYRSFETRFGVIKAIPIPRSRTGRFITKLFHRWNRRENKITRAIADLFVNGISTRKVKKITQAIWGRNYSATTVSRCNQVLKEEYLKWMNRPISHQICYLFLDAVNLKIRRHWISKEALLCAIGITEDGKKELLGFLLGGRESTASWESLLLLLLQRGLSADHLKLVTVDGNAGLLSALGSLLPGVTIQRCIVHKIRNIVGKCPRSLRGVVPAEAKLIFYATSQAEARQRFNEFQARWHQQLPHIVDCLEKDLEELIAFYQFPYRHWAKIRSTNVIERAFKEFRRRIKVMETFPNEQSCLRIMLALSKMLNENWEYKPIKDF; this is translated from the coding sequence ATGGAAAATGTTGCTATTAAATATGCTGATTGTCAAGAAAATAGTTCTGATAATTTATTTGAAACCACTGACCAATTGATACCCAATGGTGAAGAGTTCTTTGATATGCTGGAACAACAGCTTCGGCATATTGCCCGAATTACCATCATTAACACGATTAATGATGAATTTGAAACGTTTATTGGAGCAGCACCTTATCAGCGATCTGATGATCGAACTGATTCCAGAAACGGGTTTCGCTACCGAAGCTTTGAGACTCGATTTGGTGTCATCAAAGCTATTCCCATTCCCAGGTCTCGAACAGGGCGATTTATCACCAAATTGTTCCATCGATGGAACCGCCGTGAAAACAAGATTACTCGAGCCATTGCTGATCTGTTTGTCAATGGCATCAGCACCCGAAAGGTGAAAAAAATCACCCAAGCGATCTGGGGGCGCAACTATAGTGCGACCACGGTTTCCCGATGTAATCAAGTGCTGAAAGAAGAATATCTGAAATGGATGAATCGTCCCATCAGCCACCAGATTTGCTATCTGTTTCTGGATGCAGTAAATTTGAAAATTAGGCGCCATTGGATCTCCAAGGAAGCATTACTTTGTGCTATTGGCATTACCGAAGACGGTAAAAAAGAATTGTTAGGATTCCTGTTAGGCGGTCGGGAATCAACCGCCAGTTGGGAAAGTCTGTTGTTGCTACTGTTACAACGAGGGCTTTCCGCTGATCACTTGAAACTGGTTACCGTCGATGGCAATGCTGGTCTCCTCAGTGCCCTGGGTTCGCTATTACCAGGGGTGACCATCCAGCGCTGTATCGTCCACAAAATTAGAAACATTGTGGGCAAATGTCCCCGCAGCTTGCGGGGCGTTGTTCCTGCTGAGGCCAAGCTCATTTTTTATGCCACCAGCCAGGCCGAAGCACGACAACGGTTCAACGAGTTTCAGGCACGCTGGCATCAACAGCTCCCCCACATCGTTGACTGCCTTGAAAAAGATTTGGAGGAACTGATTGCCTTTTATCAGTTCCCGTATCGACATTGGGCGAAAATCCGTTCCACCAATGTCATTGAACGAGCATTCAAAGAATTTAGACGACGCATCAAGGTCATGGAGACTTTTCCCAATGAACAAAGTTGTCTGAGAATCATGCTCGCTTTATCTAAAATGTTGAATGAAAACTGGGAGTATAAGCCAATTAAAGATTTCTAA
- a CDS encoding sugar phosphate isomerase/epimerase → MKLSFSTLGCPYWDLDTVITRAKMFGFQGIEIRGIKDQLDVTRLPEFRHRINETRDKFLDAEIELVCFASSIRMSEPDKSKRAGHIEELKRYAERCEKFNAPFIRIFGGNIGGLSWDQAIEQAAITLFQMIEILDDLDAKIIVETHEDWMAADHFKALMELVDSNQVGILWDVNHPFMFIGEVPEQTWEKIGKWVYHTHWKDSKIAPDTALGFTPCLMGEGDLPLRQIYDVLKQGGYIGYLSFEWEKRWHPELPDPEIAFPHYVEYMKRLMDK, encoded by the coding sequence ATGAAACTGTCATTTTCCACTCTTGGCTGTCCATATTGGGATCTTGATACGGTCATCACACGGGCAAAAATGTTCGGTTTCCAAGGCATTGAGATTCGCGGGATTAAAGACCAGCTCGATGTCACGCGATTGCCTGAATTTCGACATCGAATCAACGAGACCAGGGATAAATTCCTCGACGCTGAAATCGAACTGGTTTGCTTCGCCAGCTCGATTCGGATGTCCGAACCCGACAAATCGAAACGAGCGGGACATATTGAAGAGCTGAAGCGCTATGCCGAGCGGTGCGAAAAATTCAATGCGCCTTTCATCAGAATCTTTGGCGGCAATATCGGGGGGCTCTCTTGGGACCAGGCGATCGAACAGGCGGCTATCACCCTGTTTCAAATGATCGAAATCCTAGATGATCTGGATGCGAAAATCATCGTTGAAACCCATGAGGATTGGATGGCAGCGGACCACTTCAAAGCGCTGATGGAATTGGTCGATTCTAATCAAGTTGGCATATTATGGGATGTGAATCATCCTTTCATGTTCATCGGCGAGGTTCCGGAACAGACCTGGGAAAAAATCGGAAAGTGGGTTTATCACACGCATTGGAAGGATTCGAAAATTGCGCCCGATACTGCACTGGGATTTACGCCCTGCCTAATGGGCGAAGGCGATCTTCCCCTTCGTCAAATTTATGATGTACTCAAACAGGGCGGATATATTGGCTATCTCTCATTCGAATGGGAAAAGCGATGGCATCCCGAGCTGCCAGATCCCGAGATTGCGTTTCCACATTATGTCGAATATATGAAACGCTTGATGGACAAATGA
- a CDS encoding Gfo/Idh/MocA family oxidoreductase — protein sequence MQDGMTDAPKAFVQQVCEKGEFPIAAIGLEHGHIYGMCQGLEAAGATVVKVFDEDPRKVAEFIKQFPAAKSVSSEYEILEDRTIKLVATAHIPSERGPLGLRVMNHNKDFFSDKAPFTTLSQLEAARKKVKETGRIWAVCYSERVQNESAVFAGQLIEQGAIGRVIQVIGLGPHRLNAASRPIWFFIKEKYGGIICDIGSHQVEQFLFYAGAKDATVVSSHVANFNHPQYPELEDFGEANLIADNGATNYFRVDWFTPDGLRTWGDGRTFILGTDGYIEMRKYIDVARSEDGDHLYLVNGKGEKHFALKGKVGFPYFGQLILDCLNRTQNAMPQEHTFKAAELALIAQEKAVRIR from the coding sequence ATGCAAGATGGCATGACTGATGCTCCAAAAGCATTTGTGCAACAAGTTTGTGAAAAAGGCGAATTCCCCATTGCCGCAATTGGTTTGGAACATGGCCACATTTATGGGATGTGCCAGGGATTAGAGGCGGCAGGGGCTACCGTTGTGAAAGTATTTGATGAAGACCCCAGAAAAGTTGCAGAATTCATCAAACAATTTCCTGCTGCGAAATCGGTTTCATCAGAATATGAAATTTTAGAGGATCGAACCATCAAATTAGTGGCAACTGCCCACATCCCCTCAGAGCGCGGCCCACTCGGACTTCGGGTGATGAATCATAATAAGGATTTTTTCTCGGACAAGGCGCCTTTCACCACTTTATCACAGCTTGAGGCTGCGAGAAAGAAGGTGAAGGAAACCGGCAGGATCTGGGCGGTCTGTTACAGCGAAAGGGTGCAAAACGAAAGCGCCGTTTTCGCTGGACAATTGATCGAGCAGGGAGCAATCGGTCGCGTCATTCAAGTGATTGGACTCGGCCCCCATCGTTTGAATGCCGCCTCACGTCCCATTTGGTTTTTCATCAAAGAAAAATATGGCGGCATCATTTGCGACATTGGCAGCCATCAGGTTGAGCAATTTTTATTTTACGCTGGGGCAAAAGATGCTACCGTAGTATCCAGCCATGTGGCCAATTTCAATCATCCCCAGTACCCCGAACTGGAGGATTTCGGAGAGGCCAATCTCATTGCCGATAATGGCGCTACCAATTATTTTCGAGTGGATTGGTTTACTCCCGATGGCTTACGCACTTGGGGCGATGGCCGTACCTTTATCTTGGGCACAGATGGCTATATCGAAATGAGAAAATATATTGATGTAGCCAGATCTGAAGATGGAGATCACCTCTATCTGGTCAATGGTAAAGGTGAAAAACATTTTGCCCTTAAAGGCAAAGTCGGATTTCCGTATTTTGGGCAGCTAATATTGGATTGTTTAAATCGAACCCAAAACGCCATGCCCCAAGAGCATACATTCAAAGCAGCGGAATTAGCGCTCATCGCCCAGGAAAAGGCCGTACGGATTCGATAA
- a CDS encoding cytochrome c family protein, with the protein MRKLATLLVAMAVGFTMALSFAQEAKKGNFKYVGVAKCKMCHKGEKNGNIFEKWQSDKHSQAYATLASDYAKQVAAKAGVKGDPQQAPECLSCHVTGYHAAAAMKEVSLTLEEGVSCEACHGPGSEYKNMQIMKDITAGKIKGADYGLIKPTNEVCVKCHNTKSPTYKEFKFAEAVKIIAHPLPKK; encoded by the coding sequence ATGCGTAAATTAGCAACCTTGTTGGTCGCCATGGCCGTTGGTTTCACGATGGCGTTGTCATTTGCCCAGGAAGCCAAGAAGGGAAATTTTAAATACGTCGGAGTGGCAAAGTGCAAGATGTGCCATAAGGGCGAAAAGAATGGCAACATTTTTGAAAAATGGCAATCTGATAAGCACTCCCAAGCCTATGCCACGTTGGCTTCAGATTACGCTAAACAAGTCGCAGCGAAAGCTGGTGTAAAGGGCGATCCGCAGCAAGCCCCTGAATGCTTGAGCTGCCATGTGACTGGCTATCATGCAGCGGCGGCCATGAAAGAGGTTAGTCTCACGTTAGAGGAGGGTGTATCCTGCGAGGCATGCCATGGTCCTGGATCGGAATATAAAAACATGCAGATCATGAAAGACATCACCGCAGGAAAGATAAAAGGCGCCGATTATGGTCTGATCAAGCCGACCAACGAGGTGTGTGTCAAATGCCACAACACCAAAAGCCCAACCTATAAAGAATTCAAATTTGCCGAGGCGGTTAAAATCATTGCTCATCCACTGCCCAAAAAATAA
- a CDS encoding Gfo/Idh/MocA family oxidoreductase yields MVKKLGFGIIGAGNVSAIHARCIQQLENCQLVAVCSRSEQKAKRAGQKYGVPYYTDFHHLIEREDIHVVSICTPSGMHLEPAVAAALAGKHVLVEKPIEINLERADQIIQACQKAQVKLTVIFQHRFGEAVQRLRGTIQQGKLGKLILGNASIKWFRTQEYYNAGGWRGTWQWDGGGALINQSIHTIDLLQWMMGPVDSVYGKIGTFTHQIETEDLGVALLTFKTGALGVIEGSTSIFPGFPERLDIHGEKGSVVLEGGKIKTWDIEGEKDIQDIESATHKSGFSDPMAIGHEEHLAQYHDFIDAIQNDREPLVTGNEGKKALEVVLAVYRSSKEGRPIFLLQNFH; encoded by the coding sequence ATGGTGAAAAAACTCGGTTTTGGAATTATAGGCGCGGGAAATGTCTCGGCCATTCATGCCCGATGCATTCAACAATTAGAGAATTGCCAGCTCGTAGCGGTTTGCAGCCGTTCTGAACAAAAAGCGAAGAGGGCTGGGCAGAAATACGGCGTTCCTTACTATACCGACTTTCATCATTTGATCGAGCGAGAGGATATCCATGTTGTGAGCATTTGCACACCCAGCGGGATGCATCTTGAACCTGCTGTTGCCGCTGCCTTAGCGGGAAAGCATGTGCTCGTTGAAAAGCCAATTGAGATCAACTTAGAACGAGCCGATCAAATTATCCAGGCTTGTCAGAAAGCACAAGTAAAATTGACAGTCATTTTTCAGCATCGGTTCGGCGAAGCGGTCCAACGGCTGAGAGGGACAATCCAACAGGGCAAACTTGGAAAATTGATCCTTGGAAATGCATCCATTAAATGGTTCCGCACCCAGGAATATTACAACGCAGGCGGTTGGCGCGGGACCTGGCAATGGGATGGCGGCGGCGCTCTGATCAATCAGTCCATCCATACCATCGATCTGCTGCAATGGATGATGGGCCCAGTAGACTCAGTCTATGGGAAGATCGGCACTTTCACTCATCAAATCGAAACCGAAGACCTGGGCGTGGCGCTGCTCACTTTTAAAACCGGTGCCTTGGGGGTCATTGAAGGATCCACCAGTATCTTCCCTGGCTTCCCAGAGCGATTGGATATCCACGGCGAAAAAGGTTCAGTGGTTCTAGAAGGCGGAAAAATCAAAACCTGGGATATCGAAGGAGAGAAAGATATCCAAGACATTGAATCTGCCACACACAAAAGCGGTTTTTCTGATCCGATGGCAATAGGCCACGAGGAACATCTGGCCCAATATCATGATTTTATCGATGCAATTCAGAACGATCGCGAACCGCTGGTCACTGGTAATGAAGGGAAAAAGGCACTGGAAGTCGTGCTGGCAGTTTATCGGTCATCAAAAGAAGGCAGGCCGATCTTCCTTTTGCAAAATTTTCATTAA
- a CDS encoding aminotransferase class III-fold pyridoxal phosphate-dependent enzyme, whose product MLNLEKSKKLFAHAMEIIPGGTNTNAKRVYNLLDMEHFPAYIERAEGAYVWDIDGNKYIDYIAALAPINIGYNHPRIQAKIIEQLGKGSLFSLPSPNEVELSEMLIAKIPCAEMVKIMKTGAEVTSAAVRAARLATGKEMILSCGYHGWHDWWAAKIGEQGIPACYKSLIEDFEFNNYPQLEKLIDKHDGKIACIILTPAAYGVEPKDNFLQKIRKLADQKGIVLIFDEIITGFRWAMGGAQDKYHVIPDLAAFGKSMANGMPISVLVGKKELMVPLKDNLITSTFASEALSIAAAIETIKIIEEEHIIERLYDIADRLRTGLRDISQKSDFGMNLMDPTPAVKFEFTIHDADKKRELTLKFIQQCADRGILVRQDGTGVSLCVIASLSESDIEYTLEVFNDEIYHLKSDL is encoded by the coding sequence ATGTTGAACCTTGAAAAATCAAAAAAACTCTTTGCCCACGCAATGGAGATCATTCCCGGCGGCACCAATACCAACGCCAAACGGGTCTATAATCTTTTAGACATGGAGCACTTTCCTGCCTATATCGAGCGGGCTGAGGGCGCTTATGTTTGGGATATCGATGGCAACAAATATATCGATTATATCGCTGCCCTGGCGCCGATCAATATCGGCTATAATCACCCCAGGATTCAAGCCAAAATCATCGAGCAATTGGGTAAGGGAAGCCTGTTTTCATTGCCCAGCCCCAATGAAGTTGAGTTGAGCGAAATGCTCATCGCAAAAATCCCCTGTGCTGAAATGGTGAAAATCATGAAGACGGGCGCGGAGGTCACTTCGGCTGCAGTGCGCGCCGCCAGATTAGCAACTGGGAAAGAGATGATCTTGAGCTGTGGCTATCATGGCTGGCATGATTGGTGGGCAGCGAAAATAGGCGAGCAAGGGATTCCTGCTTGCTATAAAAGTTTGATCGAAGATTTTGAGTTCAATAATTATCCCCAGTTGGAAAAATTAATTGACAAACACGATGGAAAAATCGCCTGCATCATTCTCACCCCAGCCGCTTATGGTGTGGAGCCAAAGGATAACTTTCTCCAGAAAATTAGAAAGCTGGCGGATCAAAAGGGTATTGTGCTCATCTTCGATGAGATCATCACCGGGTTTCGTTGGGCGATGGGAGGAGCGCAGGACAAATATCACGTCATTCCTGATCTGGCCGCCTTCGGGAAAAGCATGGCTAACGGCATGCCGATCTCGGTGCTTGTTGGAAAAAAGGAATTGATGGTGCCCCTGAAAGACAATCTCATCACCTCCACCTTCGCCAGCGAAGCCCTCTCCATCGCTGCGGCTATCGAAACTATCAAAATCATCGAAGAGGAACACATCATCGAACGATTGTACGATATAGCAGATCGGTTGCGGACTGGGTTGAGGGACATCAGCCAAAAGAGCGACTTTGGAATGAACTTGATGGATCCAACTCCGGCGGTGAAATTTGAATTTACAATTCACGATGCTGACAAAAAGAGGGAATTGACGCTAAAATTTATTCAACAATGCGCTGACAGGGGGATTCTGGTGAGGCAGGATGGAACAGGCGTTTCGCTTTGTGTGATCGCATCGCTTTCAGAAAGCGACATTGAATATACACTGGAAGTTTTTAACGATGAGATTTATCATCTGAAATCCGATCTTTAA
- a CDS encoding T9SS type A sorting domain-containing protein, translating to MKKMIPILILFPWVANPLFSQDILTQLIPKNVHLSFNGTFVHNGHLPSGLVYSENGRYWCEFEIGHVGDEVRELKRFRLFEDDRLLYELAQPPGSDFYISNSGFCAFLDMRHHYRGELTIYFYSETGRELFFERLVGASLFGFSPKGTKFGVGNSQYLKIISVPDRQIESYDGADQFDISEDEKLVAIALRGKARVYSENNLIGEFNTGFIYPRKIKVSSEHQFLAVIDKKHLKVYSLINGKLLFEDVLDAKRSFRDLILQDGQILAGIQDREKGISSGILKVYDQQGRVLIERIESSKSFKTFDQKKLLQKSPKDYNQIPWPFIPFDSVHTVWNYYEQHMSYGLPDWSYLHQGLDIIVPMNEPTFAVEAGIVKCVLTISGYWHWRIAVSQEQTSDFSKGWLYAHLIPSTIQFDVGDTVQQHDYLGDIVQWHDDWGHIHFVEIQDSGLVWRYDDNEWGITYNPLLSLQPNTDLIPPMIEPVFEHSKFVFCLNETSDYLDPDSLYGDVDIIAKIVDYIGDSPWQLPAYEIFYWVKKLPEDTIVVPRTLGQILNHAYDFYDSHHYTPFATVIYKRDSLLLPPHWMDLARNYYHILTNNNGDSLIDLSEKDLALSTDNFPNGVYRIFVEARDQFGNTTVDSMDVKFKNRTSDIGENQIAVSEKLLLIQNYPNPFNTITEIYYVVPKPGIVSIKILDLLGKEVCELVDRYQSPGSYQVEFQADGLASGIYFCQLKTAIGMKWNKMVLLR from the coding sequence ATGAAAAAGATGATTCCAATTCTGATATTATTTCCTTGGGTGGCAAATCCCCTATTCTCTCAAGACATCTTAACCCAACTCATTCCCAAAAATGTGCATTTGTCATTTAACGGCACATTTGTCCATAACGGTCATTTACCGAGTGGCTTGGTCTATTCTGAGAATGGTCGCTATTGGTGTGAGTTTGAAATCGGCCATGTGGGCGACGAGGTGCGTGAGCTGAAGAGATTTCGATTATTTGAGGACGATCGGCTTTTATATGAACTCGCGCAACCGCCTGGCTCAGATTTTTATATCTCTAATTCTGGATTTTGTGCATTTTTGGATATGAGGCATCATTATAGGGGTGAATTGACCATTTACTTTTACTCCGAAACAGGTCGAGAGCTTTTTTTCGAGAGACTTGTTGGAGCCTCTTTATTTGGCTTCTCTCCGAAAGGCACAAAATTCGGGGTAGGGAATTCCCAATACCTCAAGATCATTTCTGTTCCAGATCGCCAGATCGAAAGCTACGATGGCGCTGATCAATTCGATATTTCAGAGGACGAGAAGCTGGTTGCTATCGCACTAAGAGGCAAAGCAAGGGTCTATTCGGAAAACAATTTGATTGGTGAATTCAATACTGGCTTTATTTACCCCCGAAAGATCAAGGTTTCATCTGAGCATCAATTTTTAGCTGTGATAGATAAAAAGCATCTCAAGGTCTATTCATTGATCAATGGGAAGCTGCTTTTTGAAGATGTGCTTGATGCGAAACGATCGTTTCGGGATCTGATTTTGCAGGATGGTCAAATTTTAGCTGGGATTCAGGATCGGGAAAAAGGGATTTCAAGTGGGATCTTGAAGGTCTATGATCAGCAAGGCCGGGTCCTCATTGAACGCATTGAGTCGAGCAAATCGTTCAAGACCTTCGATCAAAAGAAGCTGCTCCAAAAATCCCCAAAAGATTACAACCAGATTCCCTGGCCCTTTATCCCGTTCGATAGCGTTCATACGGTTTGGAATTATTACGAACAGCACATGAGCTATGGTTTGCCCGATTGGTCCTATCTTCATCAGGGATTGGATATCATCGTGCCCATGAATGAGCCGACTTTTGCGGTCGAAGCTGGGATCGTGAAATGTGTGCTGACGATCAGTGGGTACTGGCACTGGCGAATTGCGGTCAGCCAGGAACAGACATCCGATTTTTCGAAGGGCTGGTTATACGCGCATTTAATCCCCAGCACCATTCAGTTTGATGTTGGAGATACAGTGCAACAGCATGATTATCTTGGTGACATAGTGCAATGGCATGATGATTGGGGGCATATCCATTTCGTAGAGATTCAAGATTCAGGCCTGGTGTGGCGCTACGATGATAACGAGTGGGGGATCACCTATAATCCATTGCTGTCGCTTCAGCCCAATACCGATTTAATCCCTCCAATGATCGAGCCTGTTTTTGAGCATTCAAAATTTGTTTTTTGTCTTAATGAAACCAGTGATTATCTTGATCCAGATAGCCTATACGGTGATGTTGATATCATTGCCAAAATCGTCGATTATATCGGCGACTCTCCCTGGCAATTGCCTGCTTACGAGATTTTTTATTGGGTGAAAAAATTGCCAGAGGATACCATCGTTGTCCCTCGTACGTTGGGCCAAATTCTCAATCACGCTTATGACTTCTATGATTCTCATCACTACACTCCTTTTGCCACTGTGATTTACAAGCGCGATTCACTGCTCCTCCCGCCTCATTGGATGGATCTAGCGCGAAATTACTATCATATTTTGACCAATAATAATGGCGATTCATTAATCGATCTGTCGGAAAAAGACTTAGCCCTGTCGACCGATAACTTTCCCAATGGGGTATACCGGATCTTCGTTGAGGCTAGAGATCAATTTGGCAATACAACCGTGGACAGCATGGATGTGAAATTTAAAAATCGCACATCTGATATTGGTGAAAATCAAATTGCTGTTTCCGAAAAACTTCTATTGATCCAAAATTATCCCAATCCCTTTAATACTATCACAGAAATCTATTATGTTGTCCCAAAACCAGGAATAGTTTCGATAAAGATCTTGGATCTGCTCGGGAAGGAAGTTTGTGAGTTGGTTGACAGATATCAAAGTCCTGGGAGTTATCAGGTTGAATTTCAGGCTGATGGTTTAGCTAGTGGAATATATTTTTGCCAATTGAAAACCGCGATTGGTATGAAATGGAACAAAATGGTACTGCTGCGATAG
- a CDS encoding heparinase II/III-family protein: MNSKTSTEKLNLLFSPEEIPEIRRRLELPLFRKFWDEMLNTDLTHDREFMETGIEFNNQIWHLPRLCDILQREAFIYFITGNTHRGRMAKLALEKIIQFKKWDYFLEAGKDVIGLQRAPYTTQTLVLTYEWIEELLSDDLKKEVLQQLPEKGIEPCYRSCWGMLNKEKVIGWGFDPESSFYEDRDMRRWPWILSRTNLRAVPMSALALGVIFYNGRHPRVPEWLRVVEQTYHEFYDMFSSDGSYSEGSGYANYTASELIIMLAILERKLNINWAEKINWRGVIDFFLMTRMPSHQHPEGHVNFGDGGSGFFSDVAFWVAQKYRDGIAQFAAENHAQKHRIFSVIFYDPTIASLKPTGSWFYRHFDIGWVIVSTGFEKDDFVVALRSGGPANHEHADRNSLILKCFAENLLVDAWHPPYNHQHPAWRLRTSPAHNTVLIDDKGHQYHDGREGTNASLAEAKVVREEKTDRYAIVTSDATHAYQLVNQNVQNVNRTMLAVPEMRLILVVDVLQTNHQPADFKARWFVDNEDKNGKIQIAGNKFTFFRPQAKLVGICDGDHGIQLNTNRFPVPEEHGVYPFMEVVSKKAGNKVVLITAAAAIRNDDLPPVLNLKKIKNGWSLVAVENGQKIQVKIVTREIYPKLTVVI, translated from the coding sequence TTGAATTCTAAAACATCAACTGAAAAATTAAACTTGCTTTTTTCGCCTGAGGAGATCCCAGAAATTCGTCGTCGGCTGGAACTGCCGCTATTCAGAAAATTCTGGGATGAAATGCTGAATACTGATCTGACCCATGATCGAGAATTTATGGAGACGGGCATCGAGTTCAATAATCAGATCTGGCATTTGCCTCGGCTCTGCGATATTCTGCAGCGCGAGGCGTTCATTTATTTTATCACTGGTAACACACATCGTGGCAGGATGGCGAAACTTGCACTGGAGAAAATCATTCAATTCAAAAAATGGGATTATTTCCTCGAGGCAGGGAAAGACGTCATCGGCTTACAGCGGGCGCCTTACACCACGCAAACCCTCGTGCTGACGTATGAATGGATCGAGGAGCTATTGTCAGATGATTTGAAAAAAGAAGTGTTGCAGCAATTGCCGGAGAAAGGCATCGAGCCGTGCTATCGCAGTTGCTGGGGAATGCTCAATAAGGAAAAAGTGATCGGCTGGGGTTTCGATCCGGAGAGTAGCTTTTATGAGGATCGGGACATGCGCCGCTGGCCGTGGATCTTGTCCCGGACCAATCTGCGCGCCGTGCCCATGAGCGCGTTGGCTCTTGGGGTGATCTTTTACAACGGCCGTCATCCCCGAGTGCCCGAATGGTTGCGCGTCGTGGAGCAAACTTACCACGAATTCTACGATATGTTCTCCTCAGATGGCAGTTATAGCGAGGGATCTGGCTATGCCAATTATACGGCCAGCGAATTGATCATCATGCTCGCTATCCTCGAAAGAAAATTGAATATCAACTGGGCAGAAAAAATTAATTGGCGGGGAGTCATCGATTTCTTTTTGATGACCCGAATGCCAAGCCATCAGCATCCTGAAGGGCATGTGAATTTCGGCGATGGTGGTAGCGGCTTCTTTTCGGACGTGGCCTTCTGGGTCGCTCAAAAGTATCGCGATGGCATAGCTCAATTCGCTGCGGAAAATCATGCCCAGAAACATCGCATTTTTTCCGTTATCTTTTATGATCCAACCATTGCTTCGCTTAAACCCACTGGCTCATGGTTTTATCGCCATTTCGATATTGGTTGGGTTATCGTTTCGACTGGGTTTGAAAAAGACGATTTTGTGGTCGCTTTGCGCAGTGGCGGGCCTGCCAATCATGAACATGCCGATCGAAACAGCCTGATCCTGAAATGCTTTGCGGAAAATCTTTTGGTGGATGCCTGGCATCCGCCTTACAACCATCAACATCCTGCCTGGCGGCTGCGTACCTCACCTGCCCATAACACGGTTTTGATCGACGACAAGGGCCATCAGTATCATGATGGACGGGAAGGAACCAACGCGTCTTTAGCCGAAGCGAAAGTCGTGAGAGAAGAAAAAACCGATCGCTATGCGATAGTCACCAGCGATGCAACTCACGCATATCAATTGGTGAACCAAAATGTCCAAAACGTCAATCGCACGATGCTGGCAGTTCCTGAAATGAGATTAATTTTAGTGGTGGATGTGCTTCAGACCAACCATCAACCGGCGGATTTCAAAGCGAGGTGGTTCGTTGACAATGAGGACAAAAACGGAAAGATCCAAATTGCTGGCAACAAGTTCACCTTCTTTCGTCCTCAGGCGAAATTGGTTGGGATATGCGATGGCGATCATGGCATCCAATTGAACACCAATAGATTCCCTGTCCCAGAAGAGCATGGCGTCTATCCGTTCATGGAGGTGGTGTCTAAAAAAGCTGGAAATAAGGTCGTTTTGATCACGGCTGCAGCGGCGATTCGGAACGATGATTTACCTCCAGTACTCAATTTGAAGAAGATTAAAAATGGCTGGAGTTTAGTAGCGGTAGAAAATGGTCAGAAGATCCAAGTTAAAATTGTGACGAGAGAAATTTATCCAAAATTAACTGTTGTGATCTGA